The Candidatus Eisenbacteria bacterium genome window below encodes:
- a CDS encoding T9SS type A sorting domain-containing protein encodes MIGSRTLIIVAIAWTLFHTVHATAQSSVPDSLVYSLASPPSEFQYGCFDPCACPVMSRSPLTGTFSLRKSGVDPLYTYYDVRDVRWRVPDQTHPITIVGSGTYRRGGEVAVMEQLTLDLSFDGGPPQRFDSGLRSPGAPFPEIKTQISLHSQFCFDSVLVVDAKPFGGAVGIDDGELGPTLSASPNPFGSSTEIQFAVTGPGFVSLGVFDLSGRRVRALVNHEWITSGRQTRAWDGLLDGGGSAPAGLYFVRLDDPSGKITRTVSKLR; translated from the coding sequence ATGATCGGCTCTCGTACCCTGATCATCGTCGCGATCGCCTGGACGCTCTTCCACACCGTCCACGCCACCGCACAAAGCTCGGTTCCTGACTCGCTTGTCTACTCGCTCGCCTCTCCACCGAGCGAATTCCAGTATGGCTGTTTCGATCCATGTGCCTGCCCGGTGATGAGCCGCTCGCCGCTGACGGGCACTTTCTCGCTGCGCAAGTCCGGCGTCGACCCGCTCTACACCTATTACGACGTGCGCGACGTCCGCTGGAGAGTCCCGGACCAGACCCATCCGATCACGATCGTCGGCTCGGGCACCTATCGCCGCGGCGGCGAAGTGGCGGTGATGGAGCAGCTCACCCTCGATCTCTCCTTCGATGGAGGTCCGCCCCAGCGATTCGACAGCGGCTTGCGCTCGCCTGGCGCCCCCTTCCCGGAGATCAAGACGCAGATCTCGCTCCACTCGCAGTTCTGCTTCGATTCGGTGCTGGTGGTCGACGCCAAGCCTTTCGGTGGCGCAGTTGGGATCGATGACGGGGAACTAGGCCCGACGCTATCGGCGTCACCGAATCCCTTCGGTTCCTCGACCGAGATCCAGTTCGCCGTCACCGGGCCGGGGTTCGTGAGCCTTGGCGTGTTCGACCTCTCGGGCCGTCGTGTCCGCGCGCTGGTGAACCATGAATGGATCACGAGCGGCCGACAGACTCGCGCCTGGGACGGCCTTCTGGACGGCGGCGGATCGGCGCCCGCCGGGCTCTACTTCGTGCGCCTGGACGATCCCTCCGGCAAGATCACCCGGACCGTCTCCAAGTTGAGGTGA